One genomic region from Reichenbachiella ulvae encodes:
- a CDS encoding FAD-dependent oxidoreductase, which produces MDKTSVDVIVIGGGISGICAAIAAAKNQASVALIESKEAIGGNAIHSNVGTICGAYYYAEENDFKAIQHPFLLQFLEGMKAKPFDYHQGLVVIPYQIKSLSNYLYDLLEIHGVTLYSNCEVNHVQLSEDQITSIECNWKGEALCLEGKAFVDCSGRAVISDLAGLEMLKSEQYQMASQVFRIKDIHSENEFSVNFAIQKAITTQSKKVRHVSLIPGSLQNGQADLKLTLPVTITDETDREALNQTGRKLSIDTFDLLKRKVPSIHSAELDFIYPEAGIRIQQRSKGKYVLTKKDVLEGKKWAEERKIIGTWPIEDWKDAKRVSLSFIANHDYYEIPLDCLQSTNCKNLFFGGKNISATDEAIASARVIGTCIQSGYEAGRLAARI; this is translated from the coding sequence ATGGATAAAACTTCGGTAGATGTAATCGTAATCGGTGGAGGTATTTCTGGGATTTGTGCGGCCATAGCAGCTGCAAAAAACCAGGCTTCTGTTGCATTAATTGAAAGCAAAGAAGCCATAGGAGGAAATGCGATTCACAGCAATGTAGGCACCATATGTGGAGCCTATTATTATGCAGAAGAAAATGATTTTAAGGCTATCCAACATCCATTCCTCCTGCAATTCCTGGAAGGAATGAAGGCAAAACCTTTTGATTACCATCAGGGACTAGTAGTTATTCCTTATCAGATCAAATCCTTGTCAAACTATCTCTATGATTTACTTGAAATTCATGGGGTAACCTTGTACTCAAACTGTGAAGTAAACCATGTTCAACTTTCTGAAGATCAAATCACAAGCATTGAATGCAACTGGAAAGGAGAAGCTCTCTGCCTTGAAGGAAAGGCTTTTGTAGACTGTAGTGGTCGTGCTGTCATTTCTGATTTGGCAGGTCTGGAGATGCTAAAATCTGAACAATATCAAATGGCCTCTCAGGTATTTCGGATCAAAGACATTCATTCGGAAAATGAGTTTTCCGTCAATTTTGCCATTCAAAAAGCCATTACCACTCAATCAAAAAAAGTAAGGCATGTGAGTCTGATACCTGGTTCTCTTCAAAATGGGCAAGCAGATCTGAAGCTGACTCTACCTGTCACCATCACTGATGAGACAGATCGAGAGGCTTTAAACCAAACTGGACGTAAGTTGTCCATCGATACTTTTGATCTACTTAAAAGGAAAGTGCCCAGCATCCATTCCGCTGAGCTAGACTTTATCTATCCGGAAGCAGGCATCCGAATCCAACAGCGCTCCAAAGGGAAATATGTTCTGACCAAAAAAGATGTGTTAGAAGGGAAAAAATGGGCAGAGGAAAGAAAAATCATAGGAACATGGCCCATTGAAGACTGGAAAGATGCCAAGCGCGTCAGTCTTAGCTTCATAGCAAACCATGATTACTATGAAATCCCATTGGATTGTTTACAATCTACCAACTGTAAAAATTTATTTTTTGGTGGAAAAAACATCTCCGCAACTGATGAGGCCATAGCCAGCGCGAGAGTCATCGGTACTTGTATTCAAAGCGGCTATGAAGCAGGGAGATTGGCAGCCAGGATATAA
- a CDS encoding class I adenylate-forming enzyme family protein, translating into MKKLEVFESLIQSAQEHPDQIALIDEMGELSYAQLLNEVNALKQSLVDSGLKMGQSVGLLTENNRHFIIGLYAIIATGAVAMPIFHKQKAQEILQSINEAELTFVLSSHQKMLLPLKLESEALNKVFHLASTVYSDSNLLQPFPEAAFMRFTSGTTGQAKGVVINHRAAIDRIEAANQNLQIGTDTRVLWVFPMAYHFIVSIVLYIHRGATIIINNDFLAEDIISSIQKHQANFFYCAPMHLKLLAAYEGETNIGSLKRVISTTTGASRAICESFQDKYQIDVEQAFGIIEIGLPIINTVDPKAHPDAVGQVLPSYEVKILDEENAEVKSGETGRLAIKGPGMFEGYLKSPRQKNEILADGFFLTGDLASQDEKGTITIRGREKNVIIVHGNKVFPNEVEEVINQFPEIKLSKVFGQPHPLTGEVVVAEITAEEEISQEVLIKHCRQSLSPYKVPQKIIQLEQIEMTASGKIKRV; encoded by the coding sequence ATGAAAAAATTAGAGGTTTTTGAATCCCTTATTCAGAGCGCTCAAGAGCACCCTGACCAAATTGCCCTCATAGATGAAATGGGCGAATTGAGCTATGCACAACTACTGAATGAAGTCAACGCGCTAAAGCAAAGTCTAGTGGATTCAGGCCTCAAAATGGGGCAATCTGTAGGTTTACTTACAGAAAACAACCGACACTTTATCATCGGCCTCTATGCCATCATTGCAACAGGTGCTGTTGCTATGCCTATTTTCCATAAGCAAAAAGCGCAGGAAATACTCCAATCTATAAATGAGGCGGAATTGACCTTTGTTCTTTCCAGCCATCAAAAAATGCTCCTTCCCTTAAAGTTAGAATCAGAGGCTTTAAACAAGGTTTTTCACCTAGCATCTACAGTGTATAGTGACTCAAATTTGCTTCAGCCTTTTCCAGAAGCTGCCTTTATGAGATTCACTTCTGGAACTACTGGCCAAGCCAAAGGAGTAGTGATCAATCACCGTGCGGCCATCGATCGAATAGAAGCAGCCAACCAAAATCTCCAAATAGGCACAGACACAAGGGTGCTATGGGTATTTCCTATGGCCTATCATTTCATTGTTTCTATTGTCTTGTACATTCATAGGGGTGCCACTATTATCATCAACAATGACTTCTTAGCCGAAGACATCATCTCTAGTATCCAAAAACATCAAGCCAATTTCTTTTACTGCGCACCGATGCATCTCAAGTTACTGGCTGCTTATGAAGGTGAAACTAATATTGGTAGCCTCAAAAGAGTGATCTCCACAACAACTGGTGCGTCACGAGCGATCTGCGAATCCTTTCAAGATAAATATCAGATCGATGTAGAGCAGGCCTTTGGCATCATCGAAATTGGGCTTCCTATTATCAACACCGTAGACCCAAAAGCTCATCCAGATGCAGTCGGTCAGGTACTTCCATCTTATGAAGTGAAAATTCTTGATGAGGAAAACGCTGAGGTAAAATCAGGAGAAACAGGTAGGCTGGCCATCAAGGGACCGGGTATGTTTGAGGGATATCTTAAATCTCCACGACAGAAGAATGAGATACTCGCAGATGGTTTTTTCTTAACTGGAGATCTCGCAAGCCAGGATGAGAAAGGAACCATTACTATCAGAGGAAGGGAAAAGAATGTGATCATCGTTCACGGCAACAAGGTGTTCCCTAATGAAGTAGAGGAAGTCATTAACCAATTCCCAGAAATCAAGCTATCCAAAGTGTTTGGCCAACCTCACCCTCTAACCGGCGAGGTGGTCGTTGCAGAAATCACTGCGGAGGAAGAAATCAGTCAAGAAGTACTGATTAAACACTGCAGGCAATCTCTATCCCCCTACAAAGTGCCGCAAAAAATCATCCAACTAGAGCAAATAGAAATGACTGCAAGTGGAAAGATTAAGAGAGTCTAA
- a CDS encoding sulfotransferase family protein — MRIKHSFLDYLNIFKHTALGVSFPVWIQILVQHRFAIGWRFLPKAMFITATSIVNIPFQLIEYFLYHKKIKATVVKRPIFILGHPRSGTTYLHYLISADPNLAFCTTNDAIVPHLMLTTGRITEKILDRFMPATRPQDNVKAGAKMPKEEEFALANTSSSSFMHGFYFPRDLKKVFDRDVLFNSGDQKVKKRWQRDFHYFIQKLTYKNKGKQLVLKSPANTGRLKEIYELYPDAIFIHIHRDPYAVYQSNAVLYDKVLPILDLQHVDRESISDFIIASFRTMYEKYLKDKTLIPPAQIRELRYEDFVKDPLDCLDKCYQELGIGDFEKVRTYIESEVKEFGDYKKNKHQELTKDIRDRIEKEWAFFFEEYEYNRAN; from the coding sequence ATGAGAATCAAACACAGCTTTCTGGACTACCTCAATATCTTTAAGCACACCGCATTGGGGGTGAGTTTTCCTGTTTGGATTCAGATACTGGTTCAGCATCGCTTTGCGATTGGCTGGCGCTTTCTTCCCAAAGCAATGTTTATCACAGCGACCTCTATTGTAAATATACCTTTTCAACTGATTGAATATTTTCTTTATCACAAAAAAATCAAAGCTACGGTTGTCAAAAGGCCTATTTTCATTTTGGGGCATCCCAGGAGTGGCACTACCTATCTACACTATCTGATCAGTGCTGACCCGAACCTGGCATTTTGCACCACCAACGACGCGATTGTTCCTCATCTGATGCTAACTACTGGGCGCATTACTGAGAAAATATTGGATCGGTTCATGCCCGCCACACGCCCACAGGACAATGTGAAAGCGGGTGCGAAGATGCCAAAGGAAGAAGAGTTTGCTTTGGCCAATACCAGTAGTTCTTCTTTTATGCATGGGTTCTATTTTCCCAGGGATTTGAAAAAGGTATTTGATCGCGATGTGCTTTTTAATTCTGGTGATCAAAAGGTGAAAAAAAGATGGCAAAGAGATTTTCACTATTTCATCCAGAAGCTGACTTACAAGAACAAAGGCAAGCAACTTGTGCTAAAAAGTCCAGCCAATACAGGACGACTCAAGGAAATCTATGAGCTCTACCCTGATGCTATTTTTATCCATATCCATCGGGATCCCTATGCAGTCTACCAGTCCAATGCCGTTCTGTATGATAAGGTGCTTCCGATACTGGATTTGCAGCATGTAGATAGAGAGTCGATCTCCGATTTTATCATAGCATCCTTTCGTACGATGTATGAGAAATATCTGAAGGATAAGACATTGATTCCCCCTGCTCAAATTAGGGAATTGCGGTATGAAGATTTTGTAAAAGACCCTTTGGATTGTTTGGATAAATGCTATCAGGAGCTAGGAATAGGTGATTTCGAAAAGGTAAGGACTTACATTGAGAGTGAAGTGAAGGAGTTTGGTGATTACAAGAAAAACAAACATCAGGAGCTTACAAAGGACATTCGAGATCGAATTGAGAAGGAGTGGGCTTTCTTTTTTGAAGAGTATGAATATAACAGAGCGAATTAA